GCCAAAATCGGACATGTGGTAATGATGGGCATTGGCGAGCCGCTTGATAATTATAATAATTCAATTAAATTCATAAGGCTGGCCAACGACCCGCGCGGATACAATATCGGGATGCGAAACATTTCACTTTCAACCTGCGGGTTGGTCGATAAAATAAACAAGCTTGCCGAAGAGGATCTTCCGATTACCCTTTCCGTTTCACTTCACGCGCCTAACAACGAGCTCCGTTCCTCGCTTATGCCGGTCAACAATAAATATCCGATCGAGGAATTAATATATGCCTGCCGCGAATACATTCGCAAAACAGGCCGGCGCATATCCTTTGAATATTCACTGATTCACGGAGTAAATGATACGCCCGAATGTGCAAAGGAGCTTTCAAAGCTGCTTGCAGGGATGATGTGCCACGTTAATGTCATACCAGTAAATCCTATCAGCGAAAAATCGTTTAAGGGCAGCCCCAAAGAACGAATTTTGCTCTTTACAAATCTGCTTTCACTTGGTAAAATAAACGTAACGGTAAGAAGAACCTTAGGTGCGGATATTGACGCTGCCTGTGGTCAGCTTCGCAGGAAAAGAAAGCAAAATTGACATTGGAGTAATTTTATGGATTGCTTCGGTTCTACCGATATCGGAAAAAGACGCGCTCTTAATCAGGATTGCTTTCGTATTGTATATGCGAAAGATTTTCTGATATCATTAGTATGCGACGGAATGGGCGGAGCGAACGGCGGTAATATCGCCTCCGCAATTGCTGCCGATGTTTTTTGCACCCGTTTATCGGATGAGATATCAAGCTCATCCGCTCCTTCCTATGATAACATAAAGGAATATATCAATAACGCGCTTATTGAAGCAAACCGCGCGGTATATGAAAAATCCAAATCCGATCCTGTCCTTGATGGAATGGGTTCGACTTTGGTTGCATTCGTGTCCGATGGGAAAGCCTTTTACACTGCAAATATCGGAGACAGCCGTGCGTATTACATACCTTCGGAATCCGGTGAAATAATAAAGCTTACAAAGGATCATTCTCTTGTTCAATCTCTTATAGATTCCGGCATTATAACCGAAGACGAAGCTGCCGAGCATCCGAACAGAAATATTATAATGCGCGCTGTCGGCGTTGATGAAATTGCCGAACCGGATATAATCTCTCATAACCTGTGCGGAGGCCGCGTGCTGTTGTGCAGCGACGGGCTCTCCGGGTATTTTCATTTTGACGATTCATATAAAAATATTCTTACCGATATGACGGATCCGGAAAATACCGTTAACCGTCTTATCGAGTATGCCAACCGATGCGGCGGCAGCGATAACATAACCGCGGTTATTATCCGGCTTCAGTCATAAACAAATGTCAAAGGAAGATAGTTATTTTGGAAAACCGTGATAAATATGAAGCTCTTGTCGGAACCACTCTCGACAACAGATATCTTATATTAAATATAGTAGGAATCGGCGGAATGTCAGTCGTCTTGAAGGCAAAGGATCTTCAAATGAACCGAATCGTCGCCGTTAAAATACTTAATGAGGAGCAGGCCTCCGATGAAAAAGCTGTTCGTCGCTTTGTCAACGAATCAAAAGCGGTAGCAATGCTTTCGCATCCGAATATAGTCAATATTTTTGATGTCGCATTCGATGGACCGCTTAAATATATCGTAATGGAATACATCGACGGTATAACGCTCAAAGAGTATATGAGCAAAAAGGGAAAGCTGTCATGCCGCGAGGCGGTTTTATTTACCGAACAAATACTCAAGGCTCTTGAGCATGCACATGAAATGGGCGTAATCCACAGAGACATCAAGCCTCAGAACGTGCTTATGTGCGGCGACAATCATATCAAAGTAGCCGACTTCGGAATAGCAAAGCTTCCGGATTCGGAAACCATTACAATGACAGACAAAGCCATAGGCACTGTATATTATATAAGTCCCGAACAGGCAAGCGGAAAACCCACCGGCGTTTATACGGATATTTATTCGGTCGGCGTAATGCTTTACGAGATGGTCACTGGCAGACTTCCTTTTGACGGAGACACACCTCTTTCCATCGCAATGATGCAGGTAAATAATTCTCCGGTCGAGCCCAGGAAAATTGATCCTTCCATTCCTGTGGGCCTTGAACAAATTATTCTTAAAGCAATGCGCAAAAACACCGAGGAAAGATTTAAATCAGCTCGCTCTATGCTTCGCAGCATATCGATATTAAAATCAAATCCCGATGTAATATTTGAAGAAAGACTCCCAAATTCAAAAGCAGAAGATGAAAATGCAAACGCAAACAATACTGATCAATCGGGTTCTGATATAGAATCATTCTCTGACGCCGCAAACGAAAACAAAAAAAAGCTTCCTTCCGCCATCATGGCAAAAAACAAAGGTGCTTTTACGTCTTCAGCAAATGACGCAACTCCTGTCAGATATAAAAAAGCAAAACGCACGATGTTCCCTATAATTTTCGGCGTTACCTGCGCGTTCTTGCTCGTCGCCGGAATCAGCGCGGCAATCGTTGCAATTTCATTTTTTAAAACTCAGTCTCAGGATACAAGCCTGACATTGACCGTCCCTGAATTAGTCGGAAAAGAATATAATGAAACACTTATAAATGATATAGCAAAAGAAAATTTCCGGATTTTATCAAAAAAATATATTTACGACGCTAACTATGATACTAATGTGATCGTTACTCAGGAACCGGTTTCCGGCACAAGGAAAAAAATTGCGAACAATTCTCTGTTTTGCGATATAACCATCACAATAAGCCGGGGCAAGCAATCCATACCAATGCCGGATGTAACAATCACAGAGTATCGAACGGCGGAAATTGAATTAAAAAAGCTAGGTCTCGAGGTAAGAGTAATACAATCCTTTCATGATACGGTTCTCGACGGATATGTGATTTCCACAAGCATAGAAGCCGGAGCGCCTGTCAATGTCGGAGATACCATCACCTTAAACGTAAGCAAAGGTCAGGAAATTCAATATGCTTTGATGGTTGATCTATCCGGGCTGACATATAATGAAGCCGCAAGAAAGCTCGCGGAAAATGGCTTTGCTGTCGGAAAAATCAAACGTGAGCCATCTCTGAGTCCCACGGATACGGTAATAACTCAAAGTATCAAGCCGTTTGTTTCCGTCCCGAAAAAATACACTTCGGTTGATCTGACTCTAAGTATCCAATATACAGAAGAAGCTCTTGAGAGAAAGCGCATCATAGATGAAGGCGGTGATCCGTCACAGCCCGAACAGCCTGTAACCGAAGAAACTCCGAAAACCGGAGATACACCAACTACGGGAACACCCGGCACATCGGAAACGCCGGATACAATACAAATCCCTGCGCCGATAGATTAAGATTAAATGTAACCAGCAAAACAATTCTTAAAATAAAAGGAGAAAATTTTGATGCTTGAACCGGGCTACGGAAATACCGGAATGTTCAGAGGGCGTCTATTATGCTGCGTCGGAGGAAAATACAAGGTATTCGACGGGAACAGCATCATAGGATGCGAAGCCAGAGGTATATTCAGACATAATAACCTCTCCCCTGTAGCGGGGGACGAGGTTATTTGTATTCGCGGACAAAACAATGAAAACACA
The Oscillospiraceae bacterium genome window above contains:
- the rlmN gene encoding 23S rRNA (adenine(2503)-C(2))-methyltransferase RlmN gives rise to the protein MINNTDTKPLKKYDIRSMFPEEIQALIVPLGFERYRAEQIFSWLYKGTDSFEDMTNLSRTARTILNDHFYIETPKINTSFKSKEDGTIKLLLEFPDGEFAECVALGYKYGYSACVSSQAGCKMGCSFCASTKAGFTRDLTAGEILVQIEMLQRELRKELPEAKIGHVVMMGIGEPLDNYNNSIKFIRLANDPRGYNIGMRNISLSTCGLVDKINKLAEEDLPITLSVSLHAPNNELRSSLMPVNNKYPIEELIYACREYIRKTGRRISFEYSLIHGVNDTPECAKELSKLLAGMMCHVNVIPVNPISEKSFKGSPKERILLFTNLLSLGKINVTVRRTLGADIDAACGQLRRKRKQN
- a CDS encoding Stp1/IreP family PP2C-type Ser/Thr phosphatase, which encodes MDCFGSTDIGKRRALNQDCFRIVYAKDFLISLVCDGMGGANGGNIASAIAADVFCTRLSDEISSSSAPSYDNIKEYINNALIEANRAVYEKSKSDPVLDGMGSTLVAFVSDGKAFYTANIGDSRAYYIPSESGEIIKLTKDHSLVQSLIDSGIITEDEAAEHPNRNIIMRAVGVDEIAEPDIISHNLCGGRVLLCSDGLSGYFHFDDSYKNILTDMTDPENTVNRLIEYANRCGGSDNITAVIIRLQS
- the pknB gene encoding Stk1 family PASTA domain-containing Ser/Thr kinase, giving the protein MENRDKYEALVGTTLDNRYLILNIVGIGGMSVVLKAKDLQMNRIVAVKILNEEQASDEKAVRRFVNESKAVAMLSHPNIVNIFDVAFDGPLKYIVMEYIDGITLKEYMSKKGKLSCREAVLFTEQILKALEHAHEMGVIHRDIKPQNVLMCGDNHIKVADFGIAKLPDSETITMTDKAIGTVYYISPEQASGKPTGVYTDIYSVGVMLYEMVTGRLPFDGDTPLSIAMMQVNNSPVEPRKIDPSIPVGLEQIILKAMRKNTEERFKSARSMLRSISILKSNPDVIFEERLPNSKAEDENANANNTDQSGSDIESFSDAANENKKKLPSAIMAKNKGAFTSSANDATPVRYKKAKRTMFPIIFGVTCAFLLVAGISAAIVAISFFKTQSQDTSLTLTVPELVGKEYNETLINDIAKENFRILSKKYIYDANYDTNVIVTQEPVSGTRKKIANNSLFCDITITISRGKQSIPMPDVTITEYRTAEIELKKLGLEVRVIQSFHDTVLDGYVISTSIEAGAPVNVGDTITLNVSKGQEIQYALMVDLSGLTYNEAARKLAENGFAVGKIKREPSLSPTDTVITQSIKPFVSVPKKYTSVDLTLSIQYTEEALERKRIIDEGGDPSQPEQPVTEETPKTGDTPTTGTPGTSETPDTIQIPAPID